The genomic window TGTTACCCGCCGTGCCGATGCCGGGCGGATCGGGATGGACGGTCATCCTGCAAGTGGCGACATTCGTGGCGACCGGGTCAGTCGCGAGTGCGCTGGTGGGAGCGCTCCGGTCCTCGCGGCAGCGTCTGAGCGTCACCGAAGATCTTACGCGCATCAACCGGCTCCTACGCGAAGAGGTCACCGAGCGGCGCGCGGCCGAAGCCGCCCTGCGCGAGAGCGAGGATCGGTTCGCCACTGCGTTCGAGAACGCTCCCTCCGGCCTGGCGCTGGTACGATTGACCGGACAAACGGGGCTAACGTGGACCAATCGTGCCTTCCGGGAGTTGATCGGGCATGAAGACAATGCGCTCTTCGATCGCCCGTTCGCGGAAGTAATCTACGTCGACGATCGGCCGGCGGCGATGGAGGACCTCCGGCGCCTGGTGACGGGCGAGGTGAACTCGTATCGGACCGAGCGCCGGCTGGTTCATCGGTCCGGCCGGGTTTTCTGGGCGCACGTGAGCGTCGCCATTGTCCGGCGAGAAGACGGCACACCGATCTACTTCATCTCCCAGATCGACGACATCGGCGCCCGCAAGCAAGCCGAGACCGCCCTGCGCGAATCGGAGGAGAAGTACCGGGACCTGGTGGAGAACATCAACGACGTGCTCTTCGCGATCGATCGCGATGGCGTGTTTACGTACGTGAGCCCGACCATCCGGCAGATTACAGGGTTCCATCCCGAGGAGGTCGTCGGCCGGCATTTCTCGGAGTTCGTGCTGCCGCAATACGCCCCGGCCCTGGCAGCGGAGATGCGGGAAATGGCGGCGGGCGGTGCGGCGGTGCCGGCCGAGTTCGAGGTGCACCAGCGCTCCGGGGGCTCGCTCTGGGTAAATTCGCTCAGCCGCCCGATTCACGTGGATGGGACGGTCGTCGGCTTCCGGGGGCGGATGTCCGACATCAGTGCCCGCAAGCTGGCGGAGGAGGCGCTGCGAGAAAGCGAAGGGAAGTTTCGCAGCCTTGCGGAGAGCACCGCCGCAACGATCTTCATCCAGCAGGGCAATCGGTTGGCATACGTAAACCCGGCGGCCGAGGCGCTCACGGGGTACTCTGCCGAGGAGCTCCTGCAAATCGATTTCTGGGAGCTCTTCGATCCCCGCTTCCGCGAGCAAGTGATGGTTCGCAGTGCCTTGCGATTCAGCGGCGCCAATGTGCCCGCGCGAGCGATCGCGAAGATCGTTCGGCGCGACGGGCAGCCCCGTTGGGTCGATTTCACTCTGACGCGCATAGAATACGAGGGCCGGGTTGCCGTGCTGGGAACGGCCATCGACATCACCGAGCGTAAGGCCGCGGAACGCGAAGCGCGGCAGCGCCAGGCCGAACTGGCGCACGTGCTACGGGTCGGCACAATGGACGAAATGGCCGCTTCTCTGGCCCACGAGCTTAATCAACCGCTGCAGGCAATGGTCAATTTCGCAACCGGATGTCTGCGCCGTATCGAGCGAGGGAAAGCGGTCGCGGCCGAACTGGTCGATCCGCTGAACCAGATCGCTAAGGAGGCGCTGCGCGCCGGAGAGATCGTCCGCCGCATCCGTCGCTTCGTGCGCAAGGCGCCGGCGCGGCGCGAACTGGTCGACATCAACGAGCTGGTCGGCGAAGCCACCCGCCTCTTCGAGCCCGAGGGTGCGGCGGAAGGTGCGACCCTCGACGTCAGGGTCGAACGCGGCCTGCCGGCGGTGGAAGTGGACTCGATCCAGATCCAACAGGTGATCCTGAATCTGTTGCGCAATGCCCTCGAGGCAATGTCGTCGACCCCGGCAGGGGAGCGCGTGCTACGCGTCGAGACGGGCGTGGACGAGGGCACCGGCGGCGTGTGCGTGCGCGTAATCGACAAGGGAAGGGGATTCGCGCCGGAGCACGGGGAGCTGCTGTTCGAGCCTTTCTACACCACCAAACCGCAGGGGCTCGGCATGGGACTGTCGATCAGTCGTTCGATCGTCGAGGCGCACGGCGGACGGCTGTTCGGGCTTCCCCGGCCGGACGGCGGAGCGGAGTTCGGCTTTGTGCTGACCGTCCGCAACCAGCGCGGGGCGACATATGCAGCGTGAGCCGGCCGAATCGCCGCTACCGACGGTGTTCATCGTGGACGACGACGCCGCCATCCGGCGGTCGCTGCGGTTCCTGATCGAATCGAGCGGTTTATCGGCGGAGACCTACGGCACCGCCGAGGAATTCCTCGAGATATACGACCCGGAGCGTCCCGGCTGCCTGATCCTGGACGTTCGAATGCCCGGCATGAGCGGCCTGCAACTGCAGGAAGAGCTGTCCAAACGGCAGGGCACACTGCCCATCATCGTCGTTACCGGCTATGCCGAAGTGCCCATGGCCGTGAAGGCACTGCAAAGAGGCGCACGCGACTTCATCGAGAAGCCCTTCAGCGACCAGATGTTGCTCGAAAGGGTTATGGATGCCATCGCCACCGACCTCGAACAGCGGCGACGGCAACAGGAAAGACGGGCCGCGGTTGCGCGGCTCAACCTCTTGACAGACCGCGAGCGACAGGTGCTCGGCGGACTGATCTCGGGCAAAGCCAACAAGGTGATGGCGGAGGAACTCGGTCTGGGCATTAAGACCGTCGAGGCGCACCGGGCACGATTGATGAGGAAGCTCGGGGTTAGTTCGCTCGCCGACGCGCTCCGGCTAACCTTGCTGGCCGGCTGGGACGCGGGCAAACCCTGACCCGCCACAGGGTAATTCCCATATTGCGGTTCTGTTACGGCCTCGGTAAGAAGGTCGTGAACATCGAAGCTCGTCGCAGGGTTTAGAGAGCGCGTGGCACGCGGAGAAAGCGGCGACCTACCCCGACCGTATACTCCGCCAACACCATCCGGCGTGGGGCCGGATTGGAGGAA from Candidatus Binatia bacterium includes these protein-coding regions:
- a CDS encoding PAS domain S-box protein: MTYAVAAIVCGLALWVKLLVGPVVLPGPFSTFLPAVLLAAWAGGIGPGVLATAVSTILALGFVLPAVPMPGGSGWTVILQVATFVATGSVASALVGALRSSRQRLSVTEDLTRINRLLREEVTERRAAEAALRESEDRFATAFENAPSGLALVRLTGQTGLTWTNRAFRELIGHEDNALFDRPFAEVIYVDDRPAAMEDLRRLVTGEVNSYRTERRLVHRSGRVFWAHVSVAIVRREDGTPIYFISQIDDIGARKQAETALRESEEKYRDLVENINDVLFAIDRDGVFTYVSPTIRQITGFHPEEVVGRHFSEFVLPQYAPALAAEMREMAAGGAAVPAEFEVHQRSGGSLWVNSLSRPIHVDGTVVGFRGRMSDISARKLAEEALRESEGKFRSLAESTAATIFIQQGNRLAYVNPAAEALTGYSAEELLQIDFWELFDPRFREQVMVRSALRFSGANVPARAIAKIVRRDGQPRWVDFTLTRIEYEGRVAVLGTAIDITERKAAEREARQRQAELAHVLRVGTMDEMAASLAHELNQPLQAMVNFATGCLRRIERGKAVAAELVDPLNQIAKEALRAGEIVRRIRRFVRKAPARRELVDINELVGEATRLFEPEGAAEGATLDVRVERGLPAVEVDSIQIQQVILNLLRNALEAMSSTPAGERVLRVETGVDEGTGGVCVRVIDKGRGFAPEHGELLFEPFYTTKPQGLGMGLSISRSIVEAHGGRLFGLPRPDGGAEFGFVLTVRNQRGATYAA
- a CDS encoding response regulator codes for the protein MQREPAESPLPTVFIVDDDAAIRRSLRFLIESSGLSAETYGTAEEFLEIYDPERPGCLILDVRMPGMSGLQLQEELSKRQGTLPIIVVTGYAEVPMAVKALQRGARDFIEKPFSDQMLLERVMDAIATDLEQRRRQQERRAAVARLNLLTDRERQVLGGLISGKANKVMAEELGLGIKTVEAHRARLMRKLGVSSLADALRLTLLAGWDAGKP